A portion of the Lycium ferocissimum isolate CSIRO_LF1 unplaced genomic scaffold, AGI_CSIRO_Lferr_CH_V1 ctg3860, whole genome shotgun sequence genome contains these proteins:
- the LOC132044220 gene encoding receptor-like protein Cf-9 → MTGHVIELDLSCNLLIGSIDSNSSLFQLTYLQKLNFSRNNFSNSHISPKFSRFSSLMHLDLFQSYFSGQIPFELSHLSRLHFLCLDMATDSKLGLVAHDFKLLLHNLTQLRELDLSGVNISSTITPKTISHLTTLSLRLTGLYGIIPESIFHLHNLKKLYLLYNDQLSSCFPRIKWNSSASLIELHLTEVNLSNNFPESLGYLTSVNSLFLSDCNLCGPIPEYLSGNHFSGPLKDFKSNLLLTILLRENHQLQGHIPMSIHNLVNLEILDLSSSNFSGNVGVRIFSDLKHLWLLDISYNSIALINEKEVEFILPKSLEGLRLAACEVKELNFLRSKKQLSELDLSNNKLQGRIPDWAWSSWIFSVTTLNLSHNMLRSVDSIPLQY, encoded by the exons ATGACCGGCCATGTCATTGAACTTGACCTCAGTTGCAACCTTCTTATTGGGAGCATTGATTCCAATAGCAGCCTATTTCAACTCACTTATCTCCAAAAGCTCAACTTTTCTAGGAATAACTTCTCCAATTCTCACATCTCACCTAAATTTAGTAGGTTTTCGAGCTTGATGCATCTTGATCTTTTCCAATCATATTTCTCAGGCCAAATTCCTTTCGAACTCTCTCATCTTTCCAGATTACATTTTCTTTGTCTCGACATGGCTACTGATAGTAAGCTAGGACTCGTAGCCCATGATTTTAAATTGCTTCTACATAATTTGACCCAATTAAGAGAGCTTGATCTTAGTGGTGTGAACATTTCTTCCACCATTACTCCAAAAACAATTTCTCATTTAACAACTCTGAGCCTGAGACTTACAGGATTGTATGGGATAATACCTGAGAGTATTTTTCACCTGCACAACCTGAAAAAACTTTACTTACTTTACAATGATCAGCTTAGTAGTTGTTTTCCCAGGATCAAATGGAACAGTAGTGCATCTCTCATAGAGTTACATCTCACTGAGGTGAATTTGTCTAATAATTTTCCTGAGTCTCTTGGCTATCTGACTTCTGTGAATTCTTTGTTTCTTAGTGACTGCAATCTTTGCGGGCCTATTCCTGAAT ACTTGAGTGGTAACCATTTTTCTGGTCCTCTAAAGGATTTCAAGTCTAATTTACTACTCACAATTCTTTTAAGAGAAAATCATCAGTTGCAAGGCCATATTCCGATGTCAATTCATAACCTTGTGAACCTAGAGATCCTTGATCTTTCGTCAAGCAATTTTAGTGGCAATGTGGGTGTCAGAATCTTTTCAGACCTCAAACATctttggcttcttgatatttcatATAATAGTATTGCGTTGATCAATGAGAAGGAAGTTGAGTTTATTTTGCCCAAATCTCTTGAGGGATTACGATTGGCAGCATGTGAAGTGAAAGAATTGAACTTTCTAAGATCCAAAAAGCAGCTTTCGGAGTTGGATCTTTCAAATAATAAGCTTCAAGGAAGAATTCCTGATTGGGCATGGTCTAGCTGGATTTTTTCAGTGACAACTCTTAATCTATCCCACAATATGTTGAGAAGCGTGGACTCAATTCCTCTTcaatattga